The following are encoded together in the Aerococcus mictus genome:
- the mltG gene encoding endolytic transglycosylase MltG: protein MFNDEEKKKRVKRDQARVNALEKQENVQANRIIRWIIITLLLICIVFALLMGTLVATGGFGEEKETQVTIPQGASASQIAHILNENDVIFNESLFKIYLRLSNHDPIQAGSYQLKTSSGFGEVMNQLSHAQGPATQAVLVKEGMNVEEIAQVMADYFGITQEEALKRINSEDLLAEEAAKYPELLKDVVNNDQLRYPLEGYLFPATYELTQSDTVESFVDKMLAASETIRQKYSDTLKQQRLSWHEILTLASIIEKEASTDEDRKMVSGVFYNRLAENMPLQSDITLNYAHNEHSTYVTIEDTMIDSPYNLYQNTGLGPGPFNNPSESAIQAALNPTPNDYMYFVADLSTGNVYFSKTYEEHDQLVQEYVSPEDAKLQEQ from the coding sequence ATGTTTAATGATGAAGAAAAGAAAAAAAGAGTAAAGCGAGACCAGGCTAGGGTCAATGCTTTAGAAAAACAAGAAAATGTTCAGGCTAATCGGATTATCCGCTGGATTATTATTACTTTGCTCCTTATCTGTATTGTCTTTGCTCTACTAATGGGAACCTTAGTAGCTACTGGTGGTTTTGGAGAGGAAAAAGAAACCCAAGTGACCATTCCTCAGGGAGCAAGTGCTAGTCAAATTGCTCATATTCTTAACGAAAATGATGTCATTTTTAATGAAAGTCTCTTTAAGATCTACCTCCGTCTATCCAATCATGATCCAATTCAGGCGGGAAGTTATCAATTGAAAACCTCGTCTGGCTTTGGTGAAGTCATGAATCAACTCTCACATGCCCAAGGTCCGGCTACCCAAGCGGTCTTAGTCAAAGAGGGCATGAATGTTGAAGAAATTGCTCAAGTGATGGCAGATTATTTTGGAATTACTCAGGAAGAAGCCTTGAAGCGGATTAATTCGGAGGACTTATTGGCAGAAGAAGCGGCTAAGTACCCAGAATTACTCAAAGATGTGGTGAATAATGACCAATTACGCTATCCCTTGGAAGGTTACCTTTTCCCGGCCACCTATGAATTAACTCAATCCGATACCGTAGAAAGTTTTGTCGACAAAATGCTGGCAGCTAGTGAGACTATTCGACAAAAGTATAGTGACACTTTAAAACAACAGAGACTTTCCTGGCATGAAATCTTAACCCTGGCTTCAATTATTGAGAAAGAAGCTTCTACTGACGAAGATCGTAAAATGGTATCAGGAGTCTTCTATAACCGTTTAGCCGAGAATATGCCCCTACAATCGGATATTACCTTGAATTATGCCCATAATGAGCATTCTACCTATGTGACTATCGAAGATACCATGATTGATTCGCCATATAATCTCTACCAAAATACTGGTTTAGGACCTGGTCCCTTTAATAACCCAAGTGAGAGTGCTATTCAAGCGGCCTTAAACCCAACCCCTAATGATTATATGTATTTTGTAGCTGATTTAAGCACTGGGAATGTCTATTTCTCAAAAACTTACGAAGAACATGATCAATTAGTCCAAGAATACGTTAGTCCAGAGGATGCCAAGCTTCAAGAACAATAA
- a CDS encoding beta-ketoacyl-ACP synthase III has translation MKIVETASALPRKVMSNEDLEQFVDTSDEWISKRTGIKQRYLALEESCISLAQAAAQNLVNKANISPNEIGLIIVASMSQEHSSPSVASQVQAKLGATKAVCFDISAACSGFVQAFSLADKLEAYYRNGYAIVIGAEKMTNLMNWKDRSTCVLFGDAAGAILVQANGHSAIIQESLACDGSQGAAIVAGGTSLARSVSSDSYYQDPSLKMKGRQVYDFATRQVPKQIEAVLKSANLTINDIDYFVLHQANARILKVCQRKLKIPEERLVQNIQNYGNTSAASVALVLNELRKSGALKLDGSQKILLSAFGGGLTWGTCIVNC, from the coding sequence ATGAAAATAGTTGAAACGGCATCCGCCTTACCGCGAAAAGTTATGTCGAATGAGGACTTGGAACAGTTCGTAGATACTAGTGACGAATGGATAAGCAAAAGAACAGGGATTAAGCAACGTTATCTTGCCCTTGAGGAATCTTGTATTTCTTTGGCCCAAGCAGCTGCGCAAAATTTAGTCAATAAAGCTAATATTTCTCCTAATGAAATTGGCTTAATCATTGTTGCTAGTATGTCACAAGAGCATTCTTCACCAAGTGTAGCTAGTCAAGTTCAAGCTAAATTAGGAGCTACTAAGGCAGTTTGTTTTGACATTTCAGCTGCCTGTAGCGGATTTGTCCAAGCTTTCTCCCTAGCTGATAAATTAGAGGCTTATTACCGAAACGGTTATGCCATAGTTATCGGCGCTGAGAAAATGACCAATCTCATGAATTGGAAAGACCGCTCAACTTGTGTTTTGTTTGGTGATGCTGCTGGAGCTATTCTGGTTCAAGCAAATGGCCATTCAGCTATTATCCAAGAATCACTCGCTTGTGATGGCAGTCAAGGAGCGGCGATAGTTGCTGGAGGTACTAGCCTAGCTCGATCAGTCAGTTCTGATTCTTATTACCAAGACCCTAGTTTAAAGATGAAGGGCAGGCAAGTTTATGATTTTGCTACCCGGCAAGTACCAAAGCAAATAGAAGCGGTTTTAAAATCTGCCAATCTGACTATTAATGATATTGACTATTTTGTCTTACATCAGGCAAATGCAAGAATATTAAAAGTTTGCCAGCGTAAGCTTAAAATACCAGAGGAGCGCCTGGTCCAAAACATTCAAAATTATGGGAATACTTCCGCTGCATCGGTAGCCCTTGTTTTGAATGAGCTGCGGAAATCAGGAGCGCTTAAATTGGATGGCAGTCAGAAGATATTATTATCAGCTTTTGGCGGAGGCCTGACTTGGGGGACTTGTATTGTCAATTGTTGA
- a CDS encoding IreB family regulatory phosphoprotein: MSGKDETVLFRFDESKEKDVKETLEIVYDALVSKGYNPINQIVGYLLSGDPAYIPRHNQARNLIRYHERDELLEELVKSYMKQSGRE, from the coding sequence ATGAGTGGAAAAGATGAAACAGTACTCTTTCGCTTCGATGAAAGTAAAGAAAAAGATGTAAAAGAGACACTTGAAATAGTTTACGACGCCCTAGTAAGCAAGGGCTACAATCCAATCAATCAAATTGTAGGATATTTATTATCTGGCGATCCTGCGTATATCCCACGTCACAATCAAGCTAGAAATCTTATTCGTTACCATGAACGCGATGAGTTATTAGAAGAACTTGTTAAAAGCTATATGAAGCAAAGTGGTCGAGAATAA
- a CDS encoding DUF1292 domain-containing protein, with the protein MKEHCMAEDLDNLITLYDEEGNERLYKILFSFDSKDLNKSYVLVYPAEEEGEELNIEAYAYEEGKDGEGSLLPIESEEEWDMVEEVFNTFVQDPNLNQ; encoded by the coding sequence ATGAAGGAGCATTGTATGGCTGAAGATTTAGATAATTTAATTACTTTATATGATGAAGAAGGTAATGAGCGTTTATATAAAATTTTATTTAGTTTCGATTCGAAAGATCTGAATAAATCTTACGTCTTAGTTTACCCAGCCGAAGAGGAAGGCGAAGAGTTAAATATCGAAGCCTATGCCTATGAAGAGGGCAAAGACGGAGAAGGTAGCTTATTGCCAATTGAAAGTGAAGAAGAATGGGATATGGTAGAGGAAGTGTTTAATACTTTCGTTCAAGACCCAAACTTAAATCAATAA
- the ruvX gene encoding Holliday junction resolvase RuvX yields the protein MRIMGLDVGSKTVGVAISDPFGWTAQGIETIKIDEEAGEFGFSRLRQLIEAYQVEKLVIGLPKNMNNTEGPRAEASRHYGDMAIELFDLPVFYQDERLTTQQSERFLIEAADVSRKKRKKVIDKLAAVLILQNYLDSHSH from the coding sequence ATGCGTATTATGGGTTTGGATGTGGGTTCTAAAACGGTTGGCGTAGCCATAAGTGACCCTTTTGGCTGGACTGCCCAAGGAATCGAAACCATTAAAATTGACGAAGAGGCAGGGGAATTCGGTTTTTCACGCCTAAGGCAATTAATTGAAGCTTATCAAGTAGAAAAGCTTGTTATTGGATTGCCTAAAAATATGAATAACACTGAAGGCCCTCGAGCTGAAGCATCGCGTCATTATGGCGATATGGCTATTGAATTATTCGACTTACCAGTTTTTTATCAGGATGAACGGTTAACTACCCAGCAATCGGAACGTTTTCTGATTGAGGCGGCAGATGTGAGCCGGAAAAAGCGTAAAAAGGTGATCGATAAGTTAGCTGCTGTTCTCATTTTACAGAACTATTTAGATAGTCATTCACATTAG
- the alaS gene encoding alanine--tRNA ligase produces the protein MKKLTGEEIRQMWMDFWKGKGHDIYPSASLVPDNDPTLLWMNSGVAALKHYLDGSEVPENPRIANAQKCIRTNDIENVGVTARHQTFFEMLGNWSVGDYFKEEVIPWAWEFLTDEKWLGLDPELLYMTYYPDDDVSHGLWQKVTGLSEDHFVSLEDNFWDLGAGPCGPDTEIFFDRGKAYQDLDDDDPEMFPGGENERYLEIWNIVFSEFNHMPDGSYEKLKQHNVDTGMGLERIASVLQETPTNFETDLLFPLIKEVEKLSDGKKYGESKETDTAMKVIADHIRAVSFAVGDNALPSNEGRGYILRRLIRRSVMYGRRLGIQGSFLAKLVPIVADKMEKHYPELKEKEAIIQEVVDREEKRFQETIADGENIIKNKIAELEESGENSLDGQSAFKLYDTYGFPLELTEEYLAEKGFSVDIDGFNQAMEEQKERARAARKDQGGLAVQSTVLGEIDVPSHFTGYEEDVTETKINAIVYQDEISQEAPANSKAYFIAEKTPFYGERGGQVGDSGKLYNLDGELLGYIRDTKHAPNDQNLHYIDTVQPISVGQEVRLEVDSARRRLIRNNHTATHLLHRVLKDVLGEQVNQAGSLLDDHYLRFDFTYFGQVSPEQLEEVERRVNEKIWEQIPVETIFTTVKAAKEHGAIALFGEKYLKLHDEIRVINIDDWSMELCGGTHVKNTGFIGLFKIISESGIGSGVRRIEALTSKAAYEYYEAKLGLLNQVRDALKVKKAEDLPHRLQQLEGERKSLESEVESLHAKANQMAASQIFDAVKESNGVRYIAEELDHKTMDDLRAISDEWKQNNYSDVLVLATANGDKANMLVAVSADKVKEGLKAGDIIKGLAPYINGGGGGRPELAQAGGKNPAGIPDALKALEEVLNK, from the coding sequence ATGAAGAAATTAACGGGTGAAGAAATACGTCAAATGTGGATGGATTTTTGGAAGGGCAAGGGGCATGATATCTACCCTAGTGCTTCCTTAGTTCCAGACAACGATCCTACTTTACTTTGGATGAACTCCGGGGTTGCTGCCCTAAAACATTACTTAGATGGGTCAGAAGTTCCGGAAAACCCAAGAATTGCTAATGCGCAAAAATGTATTCGGACTAACGATATTGAAAATGTTGGAGTTACCGCTCGCCACCAAACCTTCTTTGAAATGCTCGGTAACTGGTCAGTAGGGGATTACTTTAAAGAAGAGGTTATTCCTTGGGCTTGGGAATTCTTAACTGATGAAAAATGGCTAGGACTGGATCCAGAACTACTCTATATGACCTACTATCCTGATGACGATGTTTCCCATGGACTATGGCAAAAGGTGACTGGTTTATCAGAAGATCACTTTGTTTCTTTAGAAGATAACTTTTGGGATTTAGGTGCTGGTCCTTGTGGTCCCGATACGGAAATTTTCTTTGACCGGGGGAAAGCTTATCAAGATCTTGACGATGATGATCCAGAGATGTTTCCTGGGGGAGAAAATGAACGTTATCTAGAAATCTGGAACATCGTTTTCTCTGAATTTAACCACATGCCCGACGGTAGCTATGAAAAATTAAAACAACATAACGTGGATACTGGGATGGGACTGGAACGGATCGCCTCTGTCCTACAAGAAACCCCAACAAACTTCGAAACCGACCTCTTATTCCCACTGATTAAAGAAGTTGAAAAATTATCTGATGGTAAAAAATATGGGGAAAGTAAGGAAACAGATACAGCAATGAAGGTTATTGCTGACCATATCCGCGCCGTTAGTTTTGCAGTTGGTGATAATGCCTTACCATCAAATGAAGGCCGGGGCTATATTTTACGTCGTTTAATCCGTCGTAGTGTGATGTACGGTCGTCGTTTAGGCATCCAAGGGAGTTTCTTGGCCAAATTGGTTCCAATTGTGGCAGACAAGATGGAAAAACACTATCCAGAATTAAAAGAAAAAGAGGCCATTATTCAAGAAGTCGTTGATCGTGAGGAAAAACGTTTCCAAGAAACCATCGCTGACGGTGAAAATATTATTAAAAACAAAATCGCTGAATTGGAAGAATCTGGTGAAAATTCACTTGACGGCCAATCCGCCTTTAAATTATACGACACTTATGGTTTCCCATTAGAACTGACTGAAGAATACCTGGCTGAAAAAGGTTTTTCTGTTGATATTGATGGCTTTAATCAGGCCATGGAGGAACAAAAGGAACGGGCACGTGCGGCTAGAAAAGACCAAGGTGGCCTAGCGGTTCAATCAACAGTGCTTGGTGAAATTGATGTGCCTTCTCACTTTACCGGTTATGAAGAAGATGTTACTGAAACTAAGATCAATGCCATTGTTTACCAAGATGAAATCAGCCAGGAAGCACCAGCCAATAGCAAGGCCTATTTCATTGCTGAAAAAACACCATTCTACGGTGAACGTGGTGGGCAAGTTGGTGACTCAGGTAAGCTTTACAATTTGGATGGCGAATTATTAGGTTATATCCGTGATACTAAACACGCTCCTAATGACCAAAATTTACATTATATTGACACTGTTCAACCGATTAGTGTGGGCCAAGAAGTTCGCTTAGAAGTGGACAGCGCTCGTCGTCGCTTAATCCGTAATAATCACACCGCTACTCACTTATTACACCGGGTCTTAAAAGATGTCTTAGGTGAACAAGTTAACCAAGCGGGGTCTTTACTTGATGACCATTATCTCCGCTTTGACTTCACTTATTTTGGACAAGTGAGTCCAGAACAACTTGAAGAAGTTGAAAGACGAGTTAATGAAAAAATTTGGGAACAAATCCCGGTTGAAACCATCTTTACCACAGTTAAGGCGGCTAAGGAACATGGGGCCATCGCGCTCTTCGGTGAAAAATACCTTAAACTCCATGATGAAATTCGTGTGATTAATATTGATGACTGGTCCATGGAACTTTGTGGTGGGACCCACGTTAAGAATACCGGATTCATTGGCCTATTTAAGATTATTTCCGAATCAGGGATTGGTTCTGGAGTACGCCGGATTGAAGCCTTGACTTCAAAAGCTGCTTATGAATACTATGAAGCTAAATTAGGTCTCTTAAACCAAGTTCGCGATGCTTTGAAGGTTAAGAAAGCGGAAGATTTACCACACCGTCTCCAACAATTGGAAGGTGAACGCAAGAGCCTAGAATCTGAAGTAGAATCTCTCCATGCTAAGGCTAACCAAATGGCTGCTAGTCAAATATTTGATGCCGTTAAAGAAAGCAACGGGGTACGCTACATTGCTGAAGAACTTGACCATAAAACTATGGATGACTTGCGAGCAATTAGTGACGAATGGAAACAAAATAACTATTCAGATGTCCTCGTTCTCGCTACAGCTAACGGTGATAAAGCCAACATGTTAGTTGCTGTTTCAGCTGACAAGGTTAAAGAAGGCTTAAAAGCTGGTGACATCATTAAGGGACTTGCTCCATATATTAATGGTGGCGGGGGCGGTCGTCCTGAACTTGCCCAAGCAGGTGGTAAGAACCCAGCTGGTATCCCTGATGCGCTTAAGGCTTTAGAGGAAGTTCTGAATAAATAA
- a CDS encoding formate/nitrite transporter family protein encodes MAYINGKRPEKGILGPLTFDNVEKKTELFDKSFWRYALRSVYATLFLTFGTAIAMMTAQQANLVAPGLGKFTFAFFFAWSLVLIIYMNGELATANMNFLVVGARKKYISWQKAFTILMVCVLFNFIGGLVCAYIFSRTTIFQDLPADHYLFTAVSGKFVKSALTIFIEGILANIIVNSAVVASNRMVNADGRVYAIIFIIFIFAFLGYEHVIANFVSFPLAFFSNGGPVDGMTLANVLKNFVFTFLGNLVGGGFVIGYVYSWLGDKETSYVD; translated from the coding sequence ATGGCTTATATTAATGGCAAGCGCCCTGAGAAAGGAATTCTAGGCCCTTTAACTTTTGATAATGTGGAGAAGAAGACAGAACTTTTTGATAAAAGTTTTTGGAGATACGCGCTAAGGAGTGTATACGCCACTTTATTCTTAACTTTTGGGACAGCAATCGCTATGATGACCGCTCAACAAGCCAACTTAGTAGCGCCAGGGTTAGGTAAATTTACTTTTGCCTTCTTTTTTGCATGGTCATTGGTACTTATTATTTATATGAATGGTGAATTAGCGACTGCTAATATGAACTTTTTGGTAGTTGGAGCACGAAAAAAATACATTAGCTGGCAAAAGGCTTTTACGATTTTAATGGTTTGTGTGTTATTTAATTTTATTGGTGGTCTTGTTTGTGCCTATATTTTCTCAAGAACCACGATTTTCCAAGATTTACCTGCTGATCATTATTTATTTACAGCAGTTTCAGGAAAATTTGTTAAATCAGCGCTTACAATTTTTATTGAGGGGATTTTAGCTAATATTATCGTTAATAGTGCTGTGGTTGCTAGCAATCGGATGGTCAACGCTGATGGCCGGGTTTATGCGATTATCTTTATTATTTTTATTTTTGCCTTCTTAGGTTACGAACACGTGATTGCTAACTTTGTTTCCTTCCCATTAGCTTTCTTCTCCAATGGAGGCCCTGTTGACGGGATGACCTTGGCTAATGTGCTTAAGAACTTTGTCTTTACTTTCTTAGGTAACCTTGTTGGTGGTGGCTTTGTCATTGGCTATGTTTATTCCTGGTTAGGAGATAAAGAAACTTCCTATGTAGACTAG
- the brnQ gene encoding branched-chain amino acid transport system II carrier protein: MKNRRFIVDTIVVGFTLFATFFGAGNLVFPPYMGIIVGENWSASVIGLALTAILVPVLSMIAIVKGGGSVKAVSEPIAPWFYKIFNCITMYLIALFILIPRTGATTYEVGFRSLFPWLPNYVVLIVFFTVVYFLTVDQLGVVDKIGRYLTPALIAMVIGIIIFGMINPVSPNMAAAQVDNSFGWAFTEGYQMGDLITGLLFSSVMIMTIRHKKYNHQAGMRMTIWASVIASALLLFIYGSLLWLGATASTIYSPDIERTQLLIAIVEQTIGGAGKIILSIAITLACLTTATGLLASVANFTQELTRQKYPYTFIVFVFCIFCVVQGTVGVEKIVGLSEPLFAVAYPLGIIVTLIGLFRKYIPNDGTTKGAVLLTSIYTVVEALIQLDFAPKIFEDFVRIVPFGPQGFGWVTMALLGAGIGTLVWKIQHGNYRGKIIKGYAK, from the coding sequence ATGAAAAATAGGCGCTTTATTGTAGATACGATCGTGGTTGGTTTTACCTTGTTTGCTACTTTTTTTGGAGCAGGTAATTTGGTTTTCCCTCCATATATGGGAATTATTGTAGGAGAAAATTGGTCTGCCAGTGTTATTGGTTTGGCTTTAACCGCGATATTAGTGCCGGTCTTATCAATGATAGCTATTGTTAAAGGTGGAGGATCGGTAAAAGCAGTTTCCGAACCAATTGCTCCCTGGTTTTATAAGATCTTTAACTGCATCACCATGTATTTAATTGCCTTATTTATTTTAATCCCACGTACTGGTGCAACGACTTATGAAGTAGGTTTTCGTTCCTTGTTTCCTTGGTTACCTAACTATGTCGTTTTAATTGTTTTCTTTACTGTTGTTTATTTCCTCACTGTTGATCAATTGGGCGTGGTCGATAAGATTGGACGCTATCTTACGCCTGCTTTGATTGCAATGGTCATTGGAATTATTATTTTTGGTATGATTAACCCAGTCAGCCCCAATATGGCGGCTGCCCAAGTCGATAATAGCTTCGGTTGGGCTTTTACCGAAGGTTATCAAATGGGGGATTTAATAACTGGATTACTCTTTTCTAGTGTCATGATTATGACAATTAGACATAAAAAATATAACCATCAAGCAGGGATGCGGATGACTATCTGGGCATCTGTCATAGCTAGTGCCTTATTATTATTCATTTATGGTAGCTTGTTGTGGCTAGGGGCTACAGCGTCAACGATTTATAGCCCTGATATTGAAAGAACTCAGTTATTAATTGCCATTGTTGAGCAAACTATTGGTGGCGCCGGAAAAATTATTCTTTCCATCGCTATTACCTTAGCTTGCTTAACGACTGCTACGGGATTATTAGCTTCAGTAGCAAACTTTACCCAAGAGCTTACTCGTCAGAAATACCCCTATACCTTTATCGTTTTTGTTTTTTGTATTTTTTGTGTGGTACAAGGGACTGTCGGGGTAGAGAAAATTGTAGGATTGAGTGAGCCCTTATTTGCAGTTGCTTATCCATTAGGAATCATTGTTACTTTAATCGGTTTATTTAGAAAATATATTCCTAATGACGGAACGACTAAAGGAGCAGTCCTATTAACCAGTATCTATACGGTGGTTGAAGCGCTTATTCAATTAGACTTTGCTCCTAAAATATTCGAAGATTTTGTTCGAATAGTTCCCTTTGGCCCCCAAGGTTTTGGCTGGGTGACTATGGCTCTTTTGGGAGCGGGTATTGGTACTCTGGTGTGGAAGATTCAGCATGGAAATTACCGTGGAAAGATCATTAAAGGTTATGCAAAGTAA
- the sctE gene encoding type III secretion system translocon subunit SctE, which produces MRNRFRTYLGANDAEAGYNLSWGAVFAGLVTFIALLITFSLIGNAIGFGMIQPSAQNPLDGVGTGVMVWSVISLALSFLGSGFVAGVTARRVGAVHGFLSWAIFLVVTVVLLGQIVASVLGFAGNVIGQTASVAGDAVTSVASNAGDAVSEGVNALANNIDVNNQDIQNLNQDVQKVLRDTDIRELQPEYLSDQLNGATNDIANAAREVVVNPQNSEQVFNDLADTLTSRVDNISENVDQEAVSNAIASNTDLTQQEAEETTQNIIDGYNQAADEARNQIENANNAIQSTQQQLDNNIQQLRQDADDVSDGISQGSIWAFVGVLLGCVLSCLGGLLGTKSVTGNVDETNM; this is translated from the coding sequence ATGAGAAATCGTTTTAGAACCTATCTAGGTGCTAACGATGCAGAAGCCGGGTATAACTTATCCTGGGGAGCTGTATTTGCTGGCCTAGTAACTTTTATTGCTTTATTAATTACTTTTTCCTTAATTGGAAATGCCATTGGATTTGGTATGATCCAACCGAGTGCACAAAATCCACTTGATGGTGTTGGTACCGGTGTTATGGTCTGGTCAGTTATTTCATTAGCACTATCATTTTTAGGATCAGGCTTTGTTGCTGGGGTAACTGCACGTCGAGTAGGCGCAGTCCATGGCTTTTTATCATGGGCAATTTTCCTAGTGGTAACAGTTGTATTACTAGGACAAATTGTTGCTTCTGTTCTAGGTTTTGCTGGTAATGTTATTGGTCAAACTGCTAGTGTTGCTGGTGACGCTGTCACAAGTGTTGCTTCAAACGCTGGAGATGCTGTAAGCGAAGGCGTAAATGCTTTAGCAAACAATATTGATGTGAATAATCAAGATATTCAAAATCTTAACCAAGACGTTCAAAAAGTCTTAAGAGATACTGACATTCGCGAATTACAACCAGAATATTTATCCGACCAATTAAATGGCGCGACAAATGATATTGCTAATGCAGCTCGTGAAGTTGTCGTCAATCCACAAAATTCTGAACAAGTATTTAACGACTTGGCAGATACATTAACTAGCCGTGTCGACAATATTTCAGAAAACGTAGACCAAGAGGCTGTTTCTAACGCTATTGCTTCTAACACTGATCTAACTCAACAAGAAGCAGAAGAAACTACTCAAAATATTATTGATGGATATAACCAAGCTGCTGATGAAGCACGTAACCAAATTGAAAATGCTAATAATGCCATTCAAAGTACCCAACAACAACTTGACAATAATATTCAACAATTACGTCAAGATGCTGATGATGTTTCAGATGGCATCTCACAAGGCTCAATCTGGGCATTTGTTGGTGTCCTATTAGGCTGTGTCCTATCATGCCTAGGCGGTTTATTAGGTACTAAATCAGTTACTGGAAATGTTGATGAAACTAATATGTAG
- the greA gene encoding transcription elongation factor GreA, whose amino-acid sequence MSEQTFPMTVEGKERLEAELEDLKLNKRPEVISRIKVARSFGDLSENSEYESAKNEQSILESQIAKIENMIRYAEIVDPDALGKDTVSIGKRVKFQELPDGEEEEYEIVGKAEADPLGGKISNESPIANALIGKKVGDEVEIETPGGAFSVRILAVETA is encoded by the coding sequence ATGTCAGAACAAACTTTCCCAATGACCGTAGAAGGTAAGGAACGTTTAGAAGCGGAATTAGAAGATTTAAAATTAAATAAACGCCCTGAAGTGATTAGCCGAATCAAGGTTGCTCGTTCATTTGGGGACTTATCAGAAAATTCAGAATATGAATCCGCTAAAAATGAACAATCCATTTTGGAAAGTCAAATTGCTAAAATCGAAAATATGATCCGTTATGCTGAAATTGTTGACCCTGATGCCTTAGGTAAGGATACGGTAAGCATTGGTAAACGGGTTAAATTTCAAGAGCTTCCTGATGGCGAAGAGGAAGAATACGAAATTGTCGGTAAAGCTGAAGCAGATCCTCTTGGTGGTAAAATTTCAAATGAGTCACCAATAGCAAATGCTTTAATTGGCAAAAAAGTTGGCGATGAAGTGGAAATTGAAACTCCAGGCGGGGCTTTCAGTGTTAGAATACTCGCAGTAGAAACTGCTTAA
- a CDS encoding DUF2187 domain-containing protein, whose amino-acid sequence MGRKPKITAEMQSLVETELRRGTSNSRIANLLDMPYEQANEIIDTIKESIRPNIGDVVKFQFRTYTIIGEIEKLLTNSAILKIDWSQSSRPARDILEERTVVNFKDIEEYVSIASSDDDK is encoded by the coding sequence ATGGGTCGTAAACCAAAAATAACGGCGGAAATGCAGTCACTAGTGGAAACTGAACTTCGGCGAGGAACCAGTAATTCACGGATAGCTAATTTATTAGATATGCCTTATGAACAGGCAAATGAAATCATTGATACTATTAAGGAATCTATTCGGCCTAATATAGGTGATGTTGTCAAGTTTCAATTCAGAACCTATACAATTATTGGAGAAATCGAAAAGCTTCTTACTAACTCTGCCATTTTAAAAATTGATTGGAGTCAGTCAAGTCGTCCAGCTAGAGATATCCTTGAAGAGAGGACTGTAGTCAATTTTAAAGATATTGAAGAATATGTGTCGATAGCTTCAAGTGACGATGACAAATAA